The genomic interval CCTCGGTGGCCGACCTGCACCAGCGCATGGTTCATATTGTGCAGGCCATGGCACCAGCAGATCAGCTGGCGCTGATCCGAGCGCACCCCGACCTCGGCACTCGGGTGGCCATGGCCGAAGCCTCCGTGGCCGAACAAACCAAAGCCGGTCTCAGCAACCTGAGCCCAGAGGAATACCACCAATTCCAAACCCTCAACCAGCAGTACAAAGGTCAGTTTGGCTTTCCCTTCATCCTGGCCGTAGCAGGGCATACTAAGACAACGGTCTTAGAAAACTTCATCAAAAGATTACGCAATTCTTCGGATGTGGAAGTAACCACTGCGCTACGTGAAATTGAGAAGATTGCCCTTTTTCGGCTTGAGGCCTGGATTCTCTCCAAGT from Leptolyngbya sp. KIOST-1 carries:
- the uraD gene encoding 2-oxo-4-hydroxy-4-carboxy-5-ureidoimidazoline decarboxylase yields the protein MPYTLDQLNAMTEADFVVALGPAFEDTPAIAAQVWPQRPFSSVADLHQRMVHIVQAMAPADQLALIRAHPDLGTRVAMAEASVAEQTKAGLSNLSPEEYHQFQTLNQQYKGQFGFPFILAVAGHTKTTVLENFIKRLRNSSDVEVTTALREIEKIALFRLEAWILSK